GCCGAACTTCTGCACGCCAGCCTGGAAGCCGTACGATGCGGCGACGGAGTTGTAGTAGGCAACCACCCGGCCGTTCTTCCGGAGAGCCCCTTCCCCGATCTGGCCGCCGAACATGAAGCCGGCCTTGACCATCGCCGGAAAGACGAGGATCCCCTTCGCCTTCTCCCCGAGAACCTTCGCGCTCGGCTGCCGTGCGTAGAGCTTGTTCAGCTGCGCGCCGGAATCGCGGCTGAGCTCGGCGGCGGACGCCGCGCGCGCGGGGCGCGCGACGGTCGAAACCAGCGCGGCCATGACCACGACGCAAGCGAGCGTCAACGATCGGATGGGTCGCATGATCGTCTCCTCTCTTCTCGCCTCGCCACCGGACGACGCCGCCGTCGCAAGAGGCGAGGCGTTAGCGAACTAGCTTTGCGACTCTGCAATGAAGGGGCCTCAATATCGCCGGGTGTCGTGGGCGTCAACGTCTGCGTGGGCGGTTCGGGTGCAGGACGCCCTCAAGTCCAGTTCGTGGGATCCGGGCTGACCGACGCCACGCCGGCCGCCAAGAGCTCGTTGCTCCGGGCGTCACGGATCTGACCCTCGATCGCGGCCGCCTCGATGAAGCGGCGTGTCTCCGGGTGAAGCGCGCCACTGGCCGGACCAGTCGCCGCACCGCCACGCGCCCGCAGCACGTCCAGGATCGGGTCGGACGCTCGGGCCTCCGTGATGCCGAGCCGGATGCGCATCACGCCGGGCCCGGGCTCCTCGACGAGTCGGAATCCCTCGCCGAGCCGCCGGCGGACCGGGCTCTCCAGACCATCGACCAACCTGAGCAGGTCCTGCTCGGGCACCGCGTCCAGGGACTTTCGCCCGCTCCGCCAGAGGGTGATTGGCTCGAGCAATACCTTGTCGTACGACGCCCAGTCGGCCTTCGGGTTCCGGGACACGAGCGCGACCTCGCCCGGGGCGCCGGCGCGAAGGAGCGAGTAGTCGTCGAGGAAGCCTGATACCTCTCGCGGGGCCGGCCCCCGGCGCGCACTACAGCCCGCGACGACGGCGAGGAAGAGGAAAGTCACAACCAGGCGCCGGCGCATGGGTCAGCCTCGCGTCTACCCCGGTCCGGGCGGCGCGGCAAGCGATTTCCCGTGGTCCAACGCGAGCCATTGCTGGTAGAGTCGGTCGCGGAGGGTTTGGACGGCATGAGGACGAGCGCGGGCGCGCTGATTCTCGGCGCCGGATTTCTTCTCGTGGGCGCTGCGGTCACGCGCGCGGCGGAGTACCCGGGCTGGGGCGACACCGGTTGGGAGTATGCGAGCAAGCGCGAGTGCTGCGCCGCTGCCATCGAGATCGCAGCGTCGTACAGCGCCACAGCCTGCACCAACTCCGGCGGCGTCCCGAGACCCTTCCGCGGGGCGACGGAACGGGGGACCTGCAGCGCGGAGT
The genomic region above belongs to Deltaproteobacteria bacterium and contains:
- a CDS encoding DUF3313 domain-containing protein; this encodes MRRRLVVTFLFLAVVAGCSARRGPAPREVSGFLDDYSLLRAGAPGEVALVSRNPKADWASYDKVLLEPITLWRSGRKSLDAVPEQDLLRLVDGLESPVRRRLGEGFRLVEEPGPGVMRIRLGITEARASDPILDVLRARGGAATGPASGALHPETRRFIEAAAIEGQIRDARSNELLAAGVASVSPDPTNWT
- a CDS encoding lipid-binding SYLF domain-containing protein, whose translation is MRPIRSLTLACVVVMAALVSTVARPARAASAAELSRDSGAQLNKLYARQPSAKVLGEKAKGILVFPAMVKAGFMFGGQIGEGALRKNGRVVAYYNSVAASYGFQAGVQKFGYALFFMSDSALDQLDSTHGFEVGVGPSLVVVDEGIGKSITSNTITSDVYAFIFDQKGLMAGVGIQGSKITRINK